In a single window of the Leptospira sanjuanensis genome:
- a CDS encoding flagellar biosynthesis anti-sigma factor FlgM has protein sequence MTIDKIGGIGGSGYEPKRTTPVRKAESKEAFDNVSISDTAKQKASEAKLQAEVQTIARKILSTPDDQDRSVKLKEVKEKLKNGDYDNLSADVLNTIADRISETMLGQ, from the coding sequence ATGACTATCGATAAAATCGGTGGGATCGGTGGAAGCGGATACGAACCGAAAAGAACCACTCCGGTTAGAAAAGCTGAGTCAAAAGAAGCTTTTGACAACGTTTCTATTTCCGATACCGCGAAACAAAAAGCATCCGAAGCAAAACTTCAAGCTGAAGTTCAGACAATAGCACGCAAAATTCTTTCTACTCCGGACGACCAAGACCGTTCCGTTAAACTCAAAGAAGTTAAGGAAAAATTAAAGAACGGGGACTACGACAATCTGAGCGCGGACGTATTGAATACGATCGCCGATA